A segment of the Mastacembelus armatus chromosome 7, fMasArm1.2, whole genome shotgun sequence genome:
ACTCCTAATTACATGTcgcacacacatttgtccaaAAATACATTCCAGGCAATACTGACATCAATCTTCCCTGAGGCAAATGAACCTCAGCACGACTACATGTCTCCAGCATAAAAGGTCTGGTCCTCACTGCTCGGTGAGACCATGGGACGTCCCCACAGCCGCCTGCCATCcgattgaaatatttttaatggtgttaaaatctaaaatctatGTTCAGTGATTTAAATAAGTCAccttttaaacattaaaatatagaTTTCTATGTATGAGGAGGTGCACACAGTTTATTATAATGTTCAAAGACACAGCCCCTTTAACACATGCTCGGTGTCGTGTTAGATAACACTCAGCAGCCAACACTGTAATATGCCTCATTAGACAGTGACGATGTATAATTGTGTATATTTCTACACATGATCAATCAAAGTGACTGGGCATCAGCTGTGGGCAGATGTTTCATATCATAAACTATACTCCAGTCCTTCTCTGTAGCCACTTCTTCAGtttatataagaaaaaaaacaacagtggtggaaaaaaaaaaaaaaaaacatttcaaaaggtAAATTATTGACAAAgcaaaataacacaacacagttTAGCCCTTTAAAAACCCTTTAAAAGACACCGTCCCACCCATGAGACGTTTTAGCCTTAGTGGAGCCACTTTTacatgccttttttttcctcttttaattctatatatatataaaaaaacaacaacaataggtgagacaaaacaaaacttacaTTTGCACCACGCTTGTGCTACAGTGACCTAAATTCACCTACGCTCATTTAGGCTTGAAGAGCACTAACATTTTCCATTCTGGTTACACTGATTTTGCACTTGTGCACAAAAATGGTGAGTGTCTTTTAAATAGTTTGACATGCTGGACGTCATGTTTACTTCCTGACCTGAAAATTGATACCAAACGTGAAGCTGCTACAAGTAAGAGACTGAAAACTGAAGCGAACAGCTaatcaaaataatttctatGAATTCTAACAATATATTCAGTTTGACCAAAATAACTAAAGAAAATCGGCGTAAAAACATGAGTTCAAGTGACGTTCTTGTCCTGATTAAATGAACAACACATTTGTAAGATTGTGTTAGTTTTGGACAGAGCCCTGTTTCAGTCTTTGTGACAAGTCAAAGCAGCTTCTAACTGAGAGAGGTATCAATCTTCTTCCTGGCAATAAGCTTGGtgcccaaaatgtcaaactatttagTGACTCTTCTACTCAAAGCAGTTTCTGctcatttacataaaacacaactttaaatgacagaataaaacaaataactgaaCAAAGCAGGAAACATGTTGCATTAAACATCAGAAAAGAAGCAcgaatgtgttgtttttcatactTGAACTAAGCGTTTGcttaatattttatatactgtaggtATATTTAGACTATAGGCCTATTAGCTTTGACACAGCATATGAGAAAAAAGGCTGTTATTTTACTTTAGAACCAGAGAGCACGCTCTTTGGATGCACAAGGTTTAATATCATAGCAAACACTACACAAATAtactctctctttttttctttttgcctcttCATACATGTTCGTTGTTAGTTTCGTATGTAGCTCGGTTCCCAAGGCCACAACAGACATTTTATCTTGAAGCTCCTTTCCACAGACACATTCTACAGTGATGCCATCCATGACATAGAACAATTATGGTCTGCCTTGAGTAATGTTTTCATTGCAGATAACACTGTCTTTCCACACATTGTCTGGTGCACTGTGTCTCACAGGCCTTAAGAACTAGGTTAcagcacgtgcacacacacgcaaacacgcgcacacacgcgcacacacactcttaaCCTACCAAAAGTGCAGTCACCTGTTTAtatacatgcacagaaacataaGCAAATTAAATACATACAACAGTGCAGGATTATTGGTATGATTAGAAGCTCTTCTCTCTATAGTATGTACAACATATGATTGACTCATAATTGAAAGGCCCTTTCAACAAGATTATGTGTAGAAAGAACTTTACTCTCCTCGTAGCAAGGGTGTGGCCACAGCAGTCTAAACATGCTAGTTTCCATCTGCAAGTACACACACGACCACAcgcaggaagagagagagagaaaaaggcacAGAGAAAAAAGGTTTTAATCCTTCCTGACACACAATTGATGCATTTCAGCCCCACTGAGCCTTAAAATCCAAATACACGCAGCACCGAGCACGCAGACTCTAATCATACCTCTCAAGCTGTGTGGTGCCGATCTGGTCCGTGGCACTCACTCAATAATTTGAGACGACCTGTGCAGGGACATGGTGTGGTCATTGACAAAAGATGATTTGGGCAATCCAATCTGTGAACCAGAGAGTTAGGAAATCAGTTAAGGATGTCATccagatgcaaacacacacacacacataaaacacacacacaaaacacacttgcAGTAATCGTTAGCGGAAATATACTGTGTCAGCAACTTAGAGGAGCCAGAGTATGTCCGTGTGGTGTTTTCTGTCACATGTTCACTCTAGTGACATTTATAAGCTTTACTACTTTTAATAAGACAAATATAATGACAAACTAGTTCATTTATACATATATGTTAATCAGATGTTTCACATATTTTGTCTGCCCTAACCCTAAACTCTCACAGCCTCGATGTCTGCTTCATTTCTCTTCCCAGTTTTCATGTGTTACTCCTTCCATAATAGACAGTGAATGCTCAAAACGGGTCTGCCAGGATTCCAGTGTAACTGTTTCACTCAACTCTTGGGTGTGGCAGAAGGGAAGGGAAAGTGACTGTGCGCACAAGGAGTAATAACAAACACCCACCCACTTCTGCTGAGCCCTCCTGCTGCTTTTGTGCAAGGCAGCGAGAGCATGTGCTAATCTGTAGCCCGACACATACAATATGTTTGTTCTGTCCTAGCGGATTAAATTCAGTCTGCCACAGTTTTTGCATGTCAGTTGTGTCTAATTTACCTTTTTCAGGAAACCTTGCAAAGACTTATTGTTCCACATGCTGTAAAGCAGCAGTGAGGCTGCTTTGCTTCCTTTGGGGCAGGACCTGGGACAGAAGGGCAGAGGTCATTAAGAAAGAGCAGCTAGACAAACGGAAAACgtgaggagaaaaacaacacttaAAGCAAATCATGCAAAacatgagtgtgagtgtgagaaagagaaatattttgATTGCAGACAAACGTTAATCAAGGGATTGTGTTTGTGCTCAAATCAACCCTTTGACATTAAGCTTCAGTAGTGACGGTAGATTAAAGGGTAAGTGTATaattttctgtttacactgcCTCATAGGGATGGTTAAcctaaatgaatgaataacaacCATCCATCACTCCTCTCAGTCATATCCTGCCATGAAAATAGTTTAGAGATAACAGCTGACAATAGCTTGAATGACTAACAAGAGGAGAAATGACAATTCATTCATTATCGCTGTGTGTTATGGTGGATAACAAGATATCAGAGAGACCGCGAAACACAGACATGGGTAAATACCACAAAGGGAAGATTTCTTTGTATACtgcctttaaaaacacagacgCATTTCAAAACGCTTTATGTGAGTCATTAAAATCCATTTAAGTTCGTCACAGCTATGAACGCTAAGCAAGATCTCACCCGTTCTCACTAAGGTCAAGCAGTGAAGTCACCAGTTCCTTAGTAATGACGCTCTTGCCGGCCTCAGCGTCCGCCAACATCAGACTCCGCATTGTGTTGCAGGCTGATGCTATACTTTCGTCAGAGTTTATTTCCCGTGGGCCAGAGGTCAGCACTTTGGTCAGGTGAGGGAGAATCTGCTTTGCTACACAGATACACAGGAAATAGTTCATCAGTCTTATGTGCATTTGAGTAACTGCAATAAAACCGACTGGCATTATCATTTACCCATGGCAGGCGACAAAGTGCTGGTCCGAGACATGTTACCCAGCAGGGCTACGGCAGACATCTGCAGGCTCTTGTTAGGTGACTGTAACAGATGGGACATGTGAGGCAGAGCCCCCAATTTCTGGACCATAATCTTGCTCATGGCAGTGGAGCCCTGGATGAAAACACCACAACATaggaagaggaaaacaaatcagTTGTTGCATTGCAGATTTATTATTAAATAGCTGTGTGCCTCTAacctttctttatttcttaGACTTCCTTCTTTCTCTAATTATAGCTGAACAACCTTCCTCCCAAAACCAGCAACTTCCCCTTGTGAATTTTGCTGTTGTGTCATTAACTCACCACCTCTTTGTATCTGTCTTCCcaattaaataaatcacataCGCAGTGTGCTATCCCATCGATTTACTCCAGTGTACTCACCGGCTCCTGGCTGGCAGTGAGATTCTGCAGGGCACCACAGCAGGCCTCCAGGGTGGCGTCGTTCCGGGACGAGCCCAGCAGAGACAAGTAGGTCTGCATAGCTTTAGGATGGCATAACCACTTCACACCTGCTGGGGTGCTCTCCGCTGGCATTTGAACTGCATCAAATCGAAACTAAGAAACAAGGAGGGCAGGAGAATGGAAACAGGGCTTAGATTAAAGGTCTATCCTGAGCTAGTCAGCAAACATGAATGCAAGTGCAGTGATTGATGCCCACCTCCTTTTGAGTCTTGCTGCTCTTGGGGCTAAAACATCCAATCGTGGGGCTTTTCTTATTCTCTACTTCATTTTTTGACTGAGTACGAAAATTTTCGAAGCAGTCAGGGTTctctttttccagtttgtaGGTCAGGTTATGGAGGATGCACACACAGTTCTCCACAGACtaggagagaggagaagacatGTTACTCAATCTTTTCATTGCCATTTTCTCAAAAAGCACTTCCTATTGTCACCTTTGGCTATTGGTCATACCTCAATCTAGAGTTCATGGGAATTAcagataaaaatatacaaacatggCATTTTCCAAATGTCTACAATGACTAAAATGTTATTATGACCAATGAACTAAAATATAAGAGCAACACTCAGGTTGAAACAAACGATGCAATTTCCCTTTTAGTCCATTTGTCGAGCTCATTGtggtaaatgtttgttttttgggtttctttttctatttttaatttgtgctttAGTTCACATTAAGCAAACATCCGTTAACGTCTTAAGCATCTGTCAGCAAGTGGGTTCATTTGATAAGAAACAAGCAGATTTTTACCATCACAATTTGCTTTAATTATCCCTGAGATGTGTCTAGAACTTGACTGGAGTCCACTTGTGGCAAATTGAATTTAATGGACATAATTGAGAAAGACACATGACACATGACGTGACATAGATAGTCTCTGGAGCTCACTGCAATAACAATGAGGTGAAGCATAGGACAAAGGAATACAATCACTTCTAAAGCTTAAATGTTCTTAAGAGAATAGAAGAAGTTTGGAACCAGGACTTTTTCCCACCAAATAGAGTAACTGAGCAAGAAAGGCGTTAATCAGACAGGATGATAGATCAGAGAGGCTGTGAGAATGGTATAAAAATGCAAAGTGTAAAAAGGAAGGGGTCTGAAATACTTTGACACCGctatattattttctttctgtctctaagACAACAGATAAATACGACAGCGACACCAGTCACACTGTGGTACATCATTAAAAGCAGCTTGTGTAAACAGATTCAGCCCAGACGTGCAATTAAGCACACATCCACACCCAAAACCTCCACATATGAGCAGATACACATGCAGCCATCTATTAAATATGACTCCACCTGCACTGTGTTTAtggatgtgtgtgagagcatgCCACTGTGTTATACATCCAGGTACATGTGCTTATATTTCGTATCTGGACTAAACTCAGACTGTGAGATAAGAAGTGGCGTCTGGTGCTAGAAAAACACAGGTATCAAGTTTCAGAAATCAATACTGCAATTAATGTCAATTCTTTGCTAAAGTTCTTATTTAAGAATTTATTACCGATTTTTTGCTGCTCACCACAATTAGCTTTAGCCAAAATACAAACATCACGGTGAAAGAGAACACAGGATGTTCTCTGCAGTGGCCTattaaggaaaacaaaaaaatgagcAAAGGCGCCAGGATAATAATCAGCCCACAGGTCTCTGTTTACAGATCCAACTGGTTAGTGTGGAAAGGCTCTGTTAGTGGAGACGAGAGCAGGACCTGTGTGTTCAGAGGTTTACCTTGTCATCGGGGGTTTCCTCTGCCACACAGGACTGGACGTAACTCACGAGGGAGTCGATGAGGCCGTTACAGCTTCTCATCgccttcctctccttctccttggCACAGCTCAGGTTCCTGCGCAcatcattcagtcattcatttaAAACCGCATGGAAATAACAGCATGTCTAGAAAACAAGAGCAGTGCCTCAACATGTGCTGTCACGCCCTCTTAGCAAACTTATTTGTGGTGATTCGGGACGTGGTGCAAAGATGTTTCCAAAATACTGTCAGGTAGCTGCGTCTGCAGCTACGCTCTAACGCACAATATTATATTTGTGCATATCTCATAAAAGACGTGAATAGGGGTTGGATCAAAAGGCAATGGTTGCAACTAAAGATTATTTTCTGTATCATTCGACCATTTGTTGCTTTGATTAATTGATTGTTCCATCAATGAGATGACATTTGACTTTAAATCCACACACGCACCAGAGAAGCCTGAACCTAAGAACGGTTGGCGGTTTGATCTGTAGCTACAAAACAGACAACACAAGCTTATTTAAAGGTGCCGACTGGAGCTAACTGTTCTCACCGCAGGCACCCTGTGGCGTTGAAGAAGACGTCAGGGTGTATGTTGTTGTTAGTGATGTTGTCTGACCAGCAGGTGAATGGCACCACCACATGCTCAGTCAGAGCAGGCAGTGCTGTTGTTGTAAGTTCTCCCTTCAGTTCATCGGCAGACGACAAGTTCCACAGCAGGCCTACATATGAGGttacaaagcattttaaattttttcagGCCTTAAACCCAATATTTTCAGGACCTCTATCGAGAAAAATATCCCACCTGTGATTTGTTTCTGAGTCTCAGTAGAATCGGTCTCCTTTAGTAGCTGCAGGGCCTTAGCTATACCTTCACATTGCTGAACCTCCAGCTTGTTGTTCTGGTGTCTATACACCAGGTTCCTCAGGGCCCCCGCAGCAGTCTG
Coding sequences within it:
- the pkp1a gene encoding plakophilin-1 → MMAPEPLRSAMTIGRAEDTSLALPSDDKLRSGQQRVLDQVYTIKRSKSKQGKTGSLSPTGFSPQPLTTSGEFGTFKFSPSKANGTFSRNNSTMSTGYKMVNAQRSQTLSAKAMGGRNLSTSGIQQIATSTWPNRLKPSRSDPALAPPFSPAPLPATLMRNKGHALQTRGSRHSTYSMTNGMMTNSQTRTARPSSLHSQTDGKMGTMKTSAVNSSMKMPDMTLKDAVEFLSHPEEDFQLYGASYIQQTTFKEDSAKQEVFERRGIPPLVALMRSTNPEVSQTAAGALRNLVYRHQNNKLEVQQCEGIAKALQLLKETDSTETQKQITGLLWNLSSADELKGELTTTALPALTEHVVVPFTCWSDNITNNNIHPDVFFNATGCLRNLSCAKEKERKAMRSCNGLIDSLVSYVQSCVAEETPDDKSVENCVCILHNLTYKLEKENPDCFENFRTQSKNEVENKKSPTIGCFSPKSSKTQKEFRFDAVQMPAESTPAGVKWLCHPKAMQTYLSLLGSSRNDATLEACCGALQNLTASQEPGSTAMSKIMVQKLGALPHMSHLLQSPNKSLQMSAVALLGNMSRTSTLSPAMAKQILPHLTKVLTSGPREINSDESIASACNTMRSLMLADAEAGKSVITKELVTSLLDLSENGSCPKGSKAASLLLYSMWNNKSLQGFLKKIGLPKSSFVNDHTMSLHRSSQIIE